A region of Flavobacterium indicum GPTSA100-9 = DSM 17447 DNA encodes the following proteins:
- a CDS encoding OmpA family protein, with translation MKHLNKLFAGALLLAGFAANAQDSTNPWAVSFGVNAVDTKISASDPVKQQFSEFFNVQDHWNIVPSVSYVNVSRNVGSGFNFGVTGSFNKISRWVEKVPGTINTYDVVNPGDLNYYGIDGVISYSFMDLLKSKWLDPSAHVGGGYTFFGDASAGTVNGGLGLTFWFAKNVGLSFASTYKHSFDDTRVANVDVPTHMFHQVGLKFKFGAKDTDNDGIIDKEDACPEVAGLAQFNGCPDSDLDGIQDSADACPTEAGLPELNGCPDRDGDGVADGEDACPDDAGLKVLNGCPDADGDGVADKDDKCPTVKGEKANAGCPWPDTDGDKVLDKDDKCPTVAGTVANNGCPEVSEDTMKKLNDYAKTILFDTGKASFQKQTLPVLEAMTAILKEYPTAKFHLEGHTDSDGKDSFNLQLSKDRAAAVKNFLVEKGIAADRLTSEGYGETKPVASNKTKAGKAQNRRVEVKLVK, from the coding sequence ATGAAACATCTTAACAAACTATTTGCTGGAGCGTTATTGTTAGCAGGATTTGCTGCTAATGCTCAAGACAGCACAAACCCATGGGCGGTATCATTTGGTGTTAATGCTGTTGACACTAAAATCAGCGCTTCAGACCCAGTTAAACAACAATTCTCGGAATTTTTTAATGTTCAAGATCATTGGAATATTGTTCCTTCAGTATCTTACGTTAATGTATCTAGAAATGTAGGAAGTGGTTTCAACTTCGGTGTAACAGGATCTTTCAACAAAATCTCTAGATGGGTAGAAAAAGTTCCTGGAACTATTAACACTTATGATGTTGTTAATCCTGGAGATTTAAATTATTACGGAATTGATGGGGTTATCTCTTATAGCTTCATGGATTTATTAAAATCTAAATGGTTAGACCCATCTGCTCATGTTGGTGGAGGTTATACTTTCTTCGGTGATGCTTCTGCAGGTACTGTTAATGGAGGTTTAGGTTTAACTTTTTGGTTTGCTAAAAATGTAGGTTTATCTTTTGCTTCTACTTACAAACACTCTTTCGACGATACAAGAGTTGCTAATGTAGATGTTCCTACACATATGTTCCACCAAGTTGGTCTTAAGTTCAAATTTGGAGCTAAAGATACTGACAACGATGGAATCATTGACAAAGAAGATGCTTGTCCAGAAGTTGCTGGTTTAGCACAATTCAACGGATGTCCTGATTCAGATTTAGACGGAATCCAAGATTCAGCTGACGCTTGTCCAACTGAAGCTGGTTTACCAGAATTAAACGGTTGTCCTGATAGAGATGGAGACGGTGTTGCTGACGGAGAAGATGCTTGTCCAGATGACGCTGGTTTAAAAGTATTAAACGGATGTCCTGATGCTGACGGTGACGGTGTTGCTGATAAAGATGACAAATGTCCTACAGTAAAAGGAGAAAAAGCAAATGCTGGTTGTCCTTGGCCTGATACAGACGGAGACAAAGTTTTAGATAAAGATGACAAATGTCCTACAGTAGCTGGTACAGTTGCTAACAACGGATGTCCTGAAGTATCTGAAGATACAATGAAAAAATTAAATGACTATGCTAAAACAATCTTATTTGATACAGGAAAAGCATCGTTCCAAAAACAAACTTTACCAGTATTAGAAGCTATGACTGCTATCTTAAAAGAGTATCCTACAGCTAAATTCCATTTAGAAGGACACACTGATTCTGATGGTAAAGATTCTTTCAACTTACAGTTATCTAAAGATAGAGCTGCTGCTGTTAAAAACTTCTTAGTAGAAAAAGGTATTGCTGCTGACAGATTAACTTCAGAAGGTTACGGAGAAACTAAACCAGTTGCTTCTAACAAAACTAAAGCTGGAAAAGCACAAAACAGAAGAGTTGAAGTTAAATTAGTAAAATAA
- the kbl gene encoding glycine C-acetyltransferase, which produces MYGKIKQHLQNELNAIETNGLFKKERIITSPQGAEITVNGETVLNFCANNYLGLSSHPEVIQAAKDALDSHGFGMSSVRFICGTQDIHKQLEKEIAEFYGTEDTILYAAAFDANGGVFEPLLGEEDCIISDSLNHASIIDGVRLCKAARYRYENNNMDDLEAQLIKATEAGHRFKLIVTDGVFSMDGLVAPLDKICDLADKYDALVMVDECHAAGFIGKTGKGTLEAKGVMGRVDIITGTLGKALGGAMGGYTTAKKEVIEILRQRSRPYLFSNSLSPAIVGASLKVFELLKKDNSLRDQLEWNTNYFKEGMKKAGFDIIDGDSAIVPVMLYDAKLSQIMADELLKEGIYVIGFFYPVVPKDKARIRVQLSAAHTKEHLDKAIQAFTKVGKKLDIIK; this is translated from the coding sequence ATGTACGGAAAGATTAAACAACACTTACAAAACGAATTGAATGCCATTGAAACCAATGGGTTATTTAAAAAAGAACGCATTATTACTTCGCCTCAAGGTGCAGAAATTACAGTTAATGGAGAAACGGTATTAAATTTTTGTGCCAATAATTATTTAGGTTTATCGTCGCATCCAGAAGTAATTCAAGCAGCAAAAGACGCTTTAGATTCTCATGGATTTGGAATGTCGTCGGTGCGTTTTATTTGCGGTACACAAGATATCCATAAACAATTAGAAAAAGAAATTGCAGAATTTTATGGTACTGAAGATACTATTTTATATGCAGCCGCATTTGATGCTAATGGTGGGGTCTTTGAACCATTGTTAGGAGAAGAAGACTGTATTATTTCGGATAGTTTAAATCACGCGTCAATAATTGACGGAGTTAGATTGTGTAAAGCAGCGCGCTATCGTTATGAAAACAACAATATGGACGATTTAGAAGCACAATTGATTAAAGCAACAGAGGCAGGGCATCGTTTTAAATTAATTGTTACTGATGGAGTTTTCTCAATGGATGGTTTAGTAGCACCATTAGATAAAATATGTGATTTGGCAGATAAATACGATGCATTAGTAATGGTAGACGAATGCCATGCAGCCGGATTTATTGGAAAAACTGGAAAAGGAACGCTTGAAGCAAAAGGCGTAATGGGTCGCGTAGATATTATTACAGGAACATTAGGAAAAGCTTTAGGGGGTGCAATGGGTGGATATACTACAGCTAAAAAAGAAGTAATTGAAATTTTACGTCAACGTTCAAGACCTTATTTGTTCTCTAATTCACTATCACCTGCAATTGTAGGGGCATCTTTGAAAGTTTTTGAATTATTGAAAAAAGATAATTCATTAAGAGATCAATTAGAATGGAACACAAATTATTTCAAAGAAGGAATGAAAAAAGCAGGTTTTGATATTATTGATGGAGATTCTGCTATTGTTCCGGTAATGCTATATGATGCAAAATTATCGCAAATTATGGCTGATGAACTTTTAAAAGAAGGAATTTATGTTATTGGATTCTTTTATCCAGTGGTTCCAAAAGATAAAGCAAGAATTAGAGTGCAATTGTCTGCTGCTCATACGAAAGAGCACTTAGACAAAGCGATTCAGGCCTTCACTAAAGTAGGAAAAAAACTAGACATAATTAAATAA
- a CDS encoding UvrD-helicase domain-containing protein — protein MSFKVYNASAGSGKTYTLTKEYLKILFQAHSFDKYRRILAITFTNKAVEEMKSRIVDNLIAFSQDEVSEKTDAFMKEIAAEIGSDVATLKEKSKKIVKTIIHNYAAFDISTIDKFTHRVIRTFANDLNLPTNFDVTLETENLLRNAIDTVIAKAGEDEELTQVLINFAKSKIDDDKNWDVTNDLYDVCQLILNEEHFFNFNQFQDKSIEDFTKIATNIKSKFETNSSKIKEISGLILKDFEINAISEADFSRGTFFRHIQNIFELNPKAYEYDFVSLKEIDSPAKSKNKDIVENLKEKWKELLAQIYQLNKENNLFELVLSNMVPLSLIHTVYKEYKQLQEDQNVLSISDFNTIINREIKDQPAPFIYERLGDRYRHYFIDEFQDTSEMQWQNFVPLIDNALASEDMDGTRGSLMIVGDPKQSIYRWRGGKAEQFIRLSGTENPFSNDNKEVKNLDTNYRSYSQIIAFNNDFFQHIAHEFTNEDYLNLYKETASQKTNSKKGGFVSIQFLEDNDNLIEEEFNDDDEISEKDKKHLVKTLEIIEQVKNQGFDYNDIVLLTRKTKQGVLLANYLTEKNIPILSSDTLLIQNASEVKFIIHFLEYLDSHFNQESKINWLYYVANQTVQPTEIHDFIFEAKDLNEKDLEQFLARYNYTISFSDSRKKSLYEAVEKIIATFLPEKTTISYVQYFLDLVLERDMKYQSSTSDFLEYWERVGFKQSIPSPEGEQAVRIITIHKSKGLEFPVVIYPFADDSTKPIDPKVWIPIEEEGIDMKQALVKKTKKLETINDETKTVFETKTQEEILDMINVIYVALTRAEEQLYIISSFGVTSKGVLSTKQTVGTYFTNYLQEKGLFTINQKTYNFGSSQRVSSPKTIVKQQETIKNVQKHLNFSSIKIAKREALMWGTTQENAIEFGNIVHELLSFVKYKTDVDRAIIKGLESGLFLYSQKEIFHSILYKIVFHPELEVFFNDKAIVFNENNIVSPNETNLKPDRVVLLNNEAYLLDYKTGEHQSKYEKQLETYTRVIEKMEVKVVKKILLYIGDDIKLIHL, from the coding sequence ATGAGTTTTAAGGTTTATAATGCTTCAGCAGGTTCTGGCAAAACGTATACATTAACAAAAGAATACTTGAAAATTTTATTTCAGGCGCATTCTTTTGATAAATACCGTAGAATTTTAGCCATTACTTTTACGAATAAAGCTGTAGAAGAAATGAAGTCAAGAATTGTAGACAATTTAATTGCTTTCTCTCAGGATGAAGTTTCTGAAAAAACCGATGCTTTTATGAAAGAAATAGCTGCTGAAATTGGCAGTGATGTTGCAACTTTAAAAGAAAAATCAAAGAAAATAGTTAAAACAATTATTCATAATTATGCTGCTTTTGATATTTCTACCATTGATAAATTTACACATCGGGTCATTAGAACATTTGCGAACGATTTAAATTTACCTACCAATTTTGATGTTACTTTAGAAACAGAAAATTTATTAAGAAATGCTATTGATACCGTTATTGCAAAAGCAGGAGAAGATGAAGAATTAACTCAGGTTTTGATAAATTTTGCTAAATCTAAAATTGATGATGATAAAAACTGGGATGTTACAAATGATTTGTATGATGTGTGCCAATTAATTTTAAACGAAGAACATTTTTTTAATTTCAATCAATTTCAAGATAAAAGTATAGAAGACTTTACTAAAATTGCGACTAATATTAAATCGAAATTTGAAACGAATTCTTCTAAAATAAAAGAAATTTCAGGGTTAATATTGAAAGATTTTGAAATCAATGCAATTTCAGAAGCAGATTTTTCGAGAGGAACTTTTTTTAGGCATATTCAAAATATTTTTGAATTGAATCCAAAAGCTTACGAATATGATTTTGTAAGTTTAAAAGAAATTGATAGTCCTGCCAAATCAAAAAATAAAGACATCGTTGAAAATTTAAAGGAAAAATGGAAAGAGTTATTAGCTCAAATATACCAATTAAACAAGGAGAATAACTTGTTTGAATTAGTATTGAGTAATATGGTTCCTTTGTCTTTAATTCATACGGTATATAAGGAGTACAAGCAACTTCAAGAAGATCAAAATGTACTATCAATTTCAGATTTCAATACAATAATTAATAGAGAAATTAAGGACCAACCCGCACCCTTCATTTATGAGCGATTGGGCGACCGATACCGGCATTATTTTATTGATGAATTTCAAGATACTTCAGAAATGCAATGGCAAAATTTTGTTCCTTTAATCGATAATGCTTTGGCAAGTGAAGATATGGACGGAACAAGAGGTTCTTTAATGATTGTAGGCGACCCAAAACAATCAATTTACAGATGGCGCGGTGGTAAAGCAGAACAATTTATTCGTTTAAGTGGAACTGAGAATCCCTTTTCAAACGATAATAAAGAAGTAAAAAATCTAGACACAAACTACAGAAGTTATTCGCAAATCATTGCATTTAATAACGATTTTTTTCAGCATATCGCTCATGAATTTACTAATGAAGATTATTTAAATTTATATAAAGAAACGGCTTCGCAAAAAACCAATTCAAAAAAAGGAGGATTTGTATCCATACAGTTTTTAGAAGATAATGACAACTTAATTGAAGAAGAATTTAATGACGATGATGAAATTTCAGAAAAAGATAAAAAGCATTTAGTTAAAACCTTGGAAATTATAGAACAAGTTAAAAATCAAGGTTTTGATTATAATGATATTGTATTGTTAACTCGAAAAACGAAGCAAGGAGTACTGTTAGCTAATTATTTAACGGAGAAAAATATACCCATATTATCATCAGATACGTTGTTAATACAAAACGCATCAGAAGTAAAATTCATTATTCATTTTTTAGAATATTTAGACAGTCATTTTAATCAAGAATCAAAAATTAATTGGTTGTATTATGTAGCAAATCAGACTGTACAACCTACAGAAATTCACGACTTTATTTTTGAAGCAAAAGATTTAAACGAAAAAGATTTAGAACAATTTTTAGCAAGATATAACTATACTATTTCTTTTTCAGATTCAAGAAAAAAATCTTTGTACGAAGCAGTAGAAAAAATTATAGCTACTTTTTTACCTGAAAAAACAACTATTTCTTACGTGCAGTATTTTCTAGATTTGGTTTTAGAAAGAGACATGAAATACCAGTCCAGTACCTCAGATTTTTTAGAATATTGGGAACGAGTGGGATTCAAACAAAGCATTCCGTCTCCAGAAGGTGAACAAGCTGTCAGAATTATTACAATCCATAAATCAAAAGGATTAGAGTTTCCCGTTGTTATTTATCCATTTGCAGACGACAGCACCAAACCAATAGACCCAAAAGTTTGGATTCCAATTGAAGAGGAAGGAATTGATATGAAACAAGCTTTGGTTAAAAAAACTAAAAAATTAGAAACAATTAATGATGAAACGAAAACTGTTTTTGAAACAAAAACACAAGAGGAAATTTTAGATATGATTAATGTAATATATGTTGCATTGACAAGAGCAGAAGAGCAATTGTATATTATATCGAGTTTTGGGGTTACTTCAAAAGGAGTGTTGAGTACAAAACAAACAGTGGGGACATATTTTACCAATTACCTTCAAGAAAAAGGCTTGTTTACTATCAATCAAAAGACATATAATTTTGGCTCCTCTCAACGTGTTTCATCGCCTAAAACTATTGTAAAACAACAAGAAACAATTAAAAATGTACAAAAGCATTTAAATTTTTCTTCTATCAAAATAGCAAAAAGAGAAGCATTGATGTGGGGAACAACACAAGAAAATGCTATTGAATTTGGTAATATAGTCCATGAATTGCTGTCTTTTGTAAAATATAAAACAGATGTTGATCGGGCAATTATAAAAGGATTAGAAAGCGGACTTTTTTTATATTCTCAGAAAGAAATTTTCCATTCCATTTTATATAAAATAGTTTTTCATCCAGAATTAGAAGTGTTTTTCAATGATAAAGCAATAGTTTTCAATGAAAATAACATTGTTTCTCCTAATGAAACAAATCTTAAGCCAGACCGTGTGGTGTTGCTGAATAATGAAGCCTATTTGTTGGATTACAAAACAGGTGAACATCAATCTAAATATGAAAAACAGTTGGAAACTTATACACGAGTTATTGAAAAAATGGAGGTAAAAGTGGTTAAAAAAATTCTACTATATATAGGAGATGATATAAAACTTATACATTTGTAG
- a CDS encoding superoxide dismutase has translation MAFELPKLPYAYDALEPNVDARTMEIHHTKHHNAYTTNLNAAIQGTDLDGKTIENILINLDMNNMAVRNNGGGFYNHNLFWTIMSPNGGGQPTGELANAIERDFGSFEAFKAEFSKAAATRFGSGWAWLCVHKGGKLEVCSTANQDCPLMPGIACEGTPILGLDVWEHAYYLNYQNRRPDYIEAFFNVINWTEVARRYATEK, from the coding sequence ATGGCTTTTGAATTACCAAAATTACCGTACGCGTATGATGCATTAGAACCAAATGTGGACGCAAGAACAATGGAAATTCACCACACAAAACACCATAATGCTTATACTACAAATTTAAATGCTGCAATACAAGGAACAGATTTAGATGGAAAAACTATTGAAAATATCTTAATCAATTTAGATATGAACAATATGGCGGTAAGAAATAATGGTGGTGGATTTTACAATCATAACTTATTCTGGACAATTATGTCGCCAAATGGTGGTGGACAGCCAACAGGAGAATTAGCAAATGCCATTGAAAGAGACTTTGGTTCTTTTGAAGCATTTAAAGCTGAATTTTCTAAGGCTGCTGCAACAAGATTTGGGTCTGGATGGGCTTGGTTATGTGTACACAAAGGTGGAAAACTTGAAGTTTGTAGTACTGCAAATCAAGATTGTCCATTAATGCCTGGAATTGCATGTGAGGGAACTCCAATTTTAGGATTAGATGTTTGGGAACATGCTTACTATTTAAATTATCAAAACAGACGCCCTGATTATATTGAAGCTTTTTTCAATGTAATTAATTGGACTGAAGTTGCTAGAAGATACGCAACTGAAAAATAA
- a CDS encoding DUF5686 family protein: MRFLTVVFFFLYLGLSAQNKTSYNQDNTFELVKNVVRVQNNSKLLTINHNYSYYEKTVVSAHPDSISSTIDTIYKNRKKNKFSIDSSSYKFKKLVTKQHLYQFEKVSDVFIKNSTKKEEILGIKMAGLKQPIYELIGQEFMPTDFTKENLKFLTFTIKNPVSLNGSKKYIFSIDTNYKTNNTNLVKLNFNSTTLFKKNKVNGYYIVNKNTFAIQKAVFIINGIVNIQAETNFEWSKKGKNWYPISQNLLATKGNHNHNIDILGETIRFDNLQSSTNKKFDYTKDLYLKITRKYLNYNFEVTSKKQLYQIQIDKNAISNKDLFLTFFEKDSLDARSDQTHKTLDSLVTAERIEKKIYFGKKLINGQIPLGFIDLAVRHIFKYNNQEGFRLGLGLSTNDRFSNWFKIFGYGAYGTKDGVFKSQIGTGFRLSKKSNTWLSGSFTDDITEFADVTLMADNKKYKLYDPRPFNISTFYNHQTYSINIESKFISQVETLFNLSKSRINPLFNYVYQPNNDNVDFYNLTLASLSFEWSPYSKFLQSPQNIFEVEKNYPKFLIQIIQSVPNVFENEFNFTKIDTRIQFEKKYLSGHKTTLLWQAGISIGQTPLSHLYSIAPNNLDKNSLLKRITFASKTSFETMFFNEFYSDKYTFLQLKHYFYKIVLSKSIKPIFVLGSKAAFGYLAHPEYHSGITFKTMEKGFFESGLEIQNIFKGFGISSYYRYGPYQLPRWEDNLAIKISFTLNLGL; this comes from the coding sequence ATGAGGTTTTTAACGGTTGTGTTTTTCTTTTTGTACCTTGGGTTAAGTGCTCAAAACAAAACTTCTTACAATCAAGACAACACCTTCGAATTGGTTAAAAATGTTGTCAGAGTTCAAAATAATAGCAAGCTTTTAACTATTAACCACAACTATTCTTATTATGAAAAAACGGTGGTTTCTGCACACCCAGATTCTATTTCATCTACCATAGACACTATTTATAAAAACAGGAAAAAAAATAAATTTAGCATCGATTCATCTAGTTATAAATTTAAAAAACTTGTTACAAAACAACACTTATACCAGTTTGAAAAAGTATCCGATGTTTTTATAAAAAACAGTACTAAAAAAGAAGAAATTCTTGGTATAAAAATGGCAGGTTTAAAACAACCTATTTATGAATTAATTGGACAAGAATTCATGCCTACAGATTTTACAAAAGAGAATTTGAAATTTCTAACTTTTACAATTAAAAACCCAGTGTCTTTAAATGGTTCAAAAAAATATATTTTTTCAATAGATACTAATTACAAAACTAACAATACTAACCTAGTAAAGCTTAATTTTAATAGTACCACGCTTTTTAAAAAAAATAAAGTCAATGGGTATTACATAGTTAACAAAAATACATTTGCTATTCAAAAAGCTGTTTTTATAATAAATGGCATTGTCAATATTCAAGCAGAAACAAATTTTGAATGGTCAAAAAAAGGAAAAAACTGGTATCCCATTTCTCAAAATTTACTGGCAACAAAAGGCAATCACAACCACAATATTGACATTTTAGGAGAAACTATCCGATTTGATAATTTACAATCATCTACAAACAAAAAATTTGACTATACGAAAGACTTATATTTAAAAATTACAAGGAAATATTTGAATTATAATTTTGAAGTAACCTCTAAAAAACAACTGTATCAAATTCAAATCGATAAAAATGCTATTTCCAATAAGGATTTATTTTTAACTTTTTTTGAAAAAGATTCGTTAGATGCTCGTTCCGATCAAACTCACAAAACATTAGACAGTTTAGTTACGGCAGAACGTATTGAAAAGAAAATTTATTTTGGAAAAAAATTAATTAACGGACAAATTCCTTTGGGATTTATAGACCTTGCTGTTCGCCATATATTTAAGTACAACAACCAAGAAGGATTTCGATTGGGTTTAGGATTATCAACAAACGATCGCTTTTCCAACTGGTTTAAAATTTTTGGCTATGGTGCTTATGGCACTAAAGACGGCGTGTTTAAAAGCCAAATTGGAACAGGATTCCGACTTTCAAAAAAATCTAATACTTGGCTTTCGGGTTCATTCACGGATGACATTACAGAGTTTGCCGATGTAACATTAATGGCGGATAATAAAAAATATAAATTATACGATCCAAGACCATTTAATATTTCAACATTTTACAATCATCAAACCTACAGTATTAATATAGAATCCAAGTTTATTTCTCAAGTTGAAACGCTTTTTAATCTTTCAAAATCAAGAATAAACCCTTTATTTAATTATGTTTATCAGCCCAACAATGACAATGTTGATTTTTATAATTTAACTTTAGCAAGTTTGAGTTTTGAATGGTCGCCTTACAGTAAATTTTTACAATCACCTCAAAATATTTTCGAAGTTGAAAAAAATTATCCAAAATTTTTAATTCAAATTATTCAGTCGGTCCCAAATGTATTTGAAAACGAATTTAATTTTACAAAAATTGATACTCGAATTCAATTTGAAAAAAAATACTTGTCTGGTCATAAAACCACTTTGTTATGGCAAGCAGGTATCAGCATAGGACAAACACCTTTGTCACATTTATACAGTATAGCACCCAATAATTTAGACAAAAATAGTTTGTTAAAACGAATTACATTTGCCAGTAAAACTTCTTTTGAAACCATGTTTTTTAATGAGTTTTATTCCGACAAATATACATTCTTGCAACTCAAACATTATTTTTATAAAATTGTACTGTCTAAAAGTATAAAACCCATTTTTGTACTTGGTTCAAAAGCGGCATTTGGTTATTTAGCTCATCCAGAATACCACTCCGGAATTACCTTTAAAACCATGGAAAAAGGATTTTTTGAAAGTGGTTTAGAAATTCAAAACATCTTTAAAGGTTTTGGTATTTCGTCTTATTATCGATACGGCCCTTATCAATTACCTCGATGGGAAGATAATCTTGCCATTAAAATTTCTTTTACTTTAAATTTAGGACTATAA
- a CDS encoding efflux RND transporter permease subunit, which produces MKKWLSTSFWILISRFLLRNRLLVIVMIAAFTVFMGMQWKYIRFTQTEANLLPDDHKDNIAYTNFLKKFGEEANLIVFAVKSDEVFKPENFKAWSEMMQNIQQNKKEVDFVISFKELKQLVKNDSTQAFELKPFIDENKLTEVNYLQDKRKELIHNLPFYESLLFNKKSGVVRSVIYLNKNIVNTKIRKDFVLEKLIPEINKFKEKTKVDIRVSGMPYIRTLNATAIISEIGLFIGATLLVTSLIFYFFFRSFRTTLMAIFVVIIGVMWSFGLLGLLRYEITVLTALVPSLIVIIGIPNCIFLTNKYHQEARAHGNRAKALQRVLTKVGTATFITNVTTAVGFATFIITNNQLLSEFGVVTSLNIMALFVLSLFVIPIFFSFLPIPKDKHLEHLERSYLVGFRDWIINQVKYHNVRVYAVALTLLIAGIIGVYKMKISGSVLEDMPKNQPFFEDIRFFEKEFKGVLPVEIMIDTKRKKGVMKMSTLKKIDELQREIEEIPQLSKPVSIVNLVKYAKQAYYNGNPEYYDLPNSQEQAFILPYLKNSAKDGKENPLKSYVDKTGQYARISTFMKEVGTDEMEEVEKKLNEKIKELFPEDRYTVAITGKALLFQKGTSYLLDNLIESLIFAVALTAGLIFFLFRSVKMIFVALIPNLLPLLCTAGLMGYLEIPIKPSTILVFGIAFGLSVDDTIRFLAQYRQELKINNWKIKKSIFKTLEEEGPSMFYTSIVLLCGFFVFTLSDFGGTVALGGLVSITLLFGMLTNLILLPSLVLSLNRTLANQQEMKEPTLDIVVSDDEIEEEIEQKNKQD; this is translated from the coding sequence ATGAAGAAATGGTTATCGACCAGCTTTTGGATTTTAATATCACGTTTTTTACTTAGAAATAGATTATTAGTTATAGTAATGATTGCGGCATTCACTGTATTTATGGGGATGCAATGGAAATACATTCGCTTTACACAAACAGAAGCTAACTTATTACCCGATGACCATAAAGACAATATAGCCTACACTAATTTTTTAAAGAAATTTGGAGAAGAAGCAAATCTAATTGTATTCGCAGTAAAAAGTGATGAAGTTTTCAAACCAGAAAATTTCAAAGCGTGGAGTGAAATGATGCAAAACATTCAACAAAACAAAAAAGAAGTTGATTTTGTCATTTCATTTAAAGAATTGAAACAACTAGTTAAAAATGATTCTACTCAAGCATTTGAATTAAAACCTTTTATCGACGAAAATAAACTAACAGAAGTTAATTATTTACAAGACAAACGCAAAGAACTTATTCATAATTTACCTTTTTATGAGAGTTTATTATTCAATAAAAAAAGTGGCGTTGTTCGTAGTGTTATTTACCTGAACAAAAATATTGTCAATACTAAAATTAGGAAAGATTTTGTACTAGAAAAATTAATTCCTGAAATCAATAAATTTAAAGAAAAAACAAAAGTTGACATTCGTGTATCGGGTATGCCTTATATTCGAACCTTAAATGCTACTGCTATTATTAGTGAAATTGGATTGTTTATTGGGGCAACCTTATTGGTTACCTCACTAATTTTCTATTTCTTTTTCCGATCATTCAGAACCACCTTAATGGCAATTTTTGTGGTAATTATTGGCGTAATGTGGTCTTTTGGATTACTAGGTTTATTACGTTATGAAATTACAGTATTAACCGCTTTAGTTCCTTCTTTAATAGTTATTATTGGAATTCCTAACTGCATTTTCCTTACGAACAAATACCACCAGGAAGCCAGAGCACACGGTAATAGAGCTAAAGCGTTACAGCGTGTTTTAACAAAAGTAGGAACGGCTACATTCATAACCAATGTTACAACTGCTGTTGGTTTTGCGACATTTATTATTACTAACAACCAATTGTTATCCGAATTTGGTGTAGTTACTTCCTTAAACATCATGGCATTATTTGTCTTGAGTTTATTTGTAATTCCCATTTTCTTTAGTTTTTTACCCATTCCAAAAGACAAACATTTAGAACACTTAGAAAGAAGCTATCTTGTTGGGTTTAGGGATTGGATTATCAACCAAGTTAAATACCACAATGTCCGTGTTTATGCCGTTGCTTTAACGCTTTTAATTGCAGGAATCATTGGTGTTTACAAAATGAAAATATCAGGTAGTGTTTTGGAAGACATGCCTAAAAACCAACCTTTCTTTGAAGATATACGCTTTTTTGAAAAAGAATTTAAAGGTGTTTTACCCGTAGAAATCATGATTGACACCAAACGTAAAAAAGGTGTGATGAAAATGTCTACGTTAAAAAAAATAGATGAATTACAAAGAGAAATTGAAGAAATTCCTCAATTGTCAAAACCCGTTTCTATTGTCAATTTAGTTAAATATGCTAAACAAGCCTATTATAATGGAAATCCTGAATATTATGATTTACCTAATTCACAAGAACAGGCCTTTATATTGCCTTATTTAAAAAATTCAGCTAAAGACGGAAAAGAGAACCCGTTAAAAAGTTATGTAGATAAAACTGGTCAATACGCTCGCATTTCTACTTTTATGAAAGAAGTTGGCACAGATGAAATGGAAGAAGTGGAGAAAAAATTAAATGAAAAAATAAAAGAACTCTTCCCTGAAGATCGCTATACTGTTGCTATTACCGGTAAAGCCCTTTTGTTCCAGAAAGGAACCAGTTACTTATTAGACAATTTAATTGAATCGTTAATCTTTGCAGTAGCATTAACAGCCGGATTAATTTTCTTTTTATTCCGATCGGTTAAAATGATTTTTGTTGCACTAATTCCAAACTTGTTACCACTATTATGTACGGCAGGATTAATGGGATATTTAGAAATTCCTATCAAACCCTCAACCATTTTAGTATTTGGTATTGCCTTTGGATTATCTGTTGATGATACCATTCGATTCCTAGCACAATACCGACAAGAATTAAAGATAAATAATTGGAAAATTAAGAAATCTATATTCAAAACATTAGAAGAAGAAGGACCAAGTATGTTCTACACTTCTATTGTTTTATTATGCGGATTTTTTGTGTTTACGTTGTCAGATTTTGGAGGAACAGTAGCTTTAGGAGGTTTAGTTTCCATCACTTTATTGTTTGGAATGCTTACGAATTTAATTTTATTACCTAGCTTAGTACTCTCTTTAAACCGAACTCTAGCAAACCAACAAGAAATGAAAGAACCAACGTTAGATATTGTAGTGTCTGACGATGAAATAGAAGAAGAAATAGAACAAAAAAATAAACAAGATTAA